In Notolabrus celidotus isolate fNotCel1 chromosome 22, fNotCel1.pri, whole genome shotgun sequence, the genomic stretch CCTGTAGAATGAAGCTGCTGGCTTTTATGATAGCTCTGAAATATAAATGAATCCTGATTGTATGAAGTTCCATTAAGGCTACAATGCAGTCTGCTTCTTGTTATATTTTTGAAGGGTTTAAGTTGTATTAAGCTGTAGTCTCTGATCCTTATACATGTCCTATTTTAATCCAGCATCATTTAAAATAGCAAAGATGATGCATTTAtttctgtgtcctctgtgttgTAACTATATTATGTTTCACATggtcagaaaaaacaaaagtacaCCTCTTACTAAAACTCAGACCCCCACCtccataaaaaatgtaataataactGTTGAGCCACTTTATTTCAGACTGACAAACCAAATATTTTGTTGCTCAGATAAACACTGAAGTTTATTTCCCTTAAGTATAAGCCTTAGTCTGTTGTCTGGAGTCTGTTGTAtcaaagtggcaacctctggtgttgaaaaattaatgacagttccttgagtgtccacttgaggctggcccaaAAAGCCATAGAATCCAGGTTAGGTCCCACATTAAAACGCCTGTTTCCatagcaggaataaacatgtacACAGCATTGTTCAAAAAATGGTTCATTCATTCACACCGTACAAGGGTGTGATATTTTTTATAACACATCTGTTCAGATAATCAGAGTTATACATATATTTTCATAATAAGCATTGaacctgtttgctaggaggctaaacgcctgcctcagctccgtctctttgcctgtttctaggtggctgaaagttaggttgaatcAGTATTTTCAATATACTGACTGTCTTGGCGGGGATTCAAAAATACCCAGTTGCAGACACTGTCGTTTTGTCACACGTTTTGTCTTTCAGTCTATCCTAAGACAGACAATACTACTGTAACAATCACATACCTACTGCCCAGCCTATCAGGTCACTGACCATAAGTAtgtctttaaatgcaaatatgaCTGACTgtaattttcattttgtaattcCACGTTCAAggcaaaggaaaagaaagatgtTTCCATCCATCCTTTTGATTACTCTGCTGAAATAGAGCCATGAATGTTGGGCAATCTAACTAAGACTGGAAAAtgtcctcattaagatatcatggcagcatttcctcagtttgtcagcaacttatttgtatttattattattattattattattattattattattaatactaattattattattattagtggtggtagtattagtagtagcctttttatttttaatttaatctactttattactatcattgttattgtacagcactttatgttACTATATCAttgtataaaaaaatacaaataaaatctgattgattgattgataaatgtaCTGTGTaataaaagcagcattttaTCACTAATATCTAAATTAAATGTCAAATAAGGATGCAACAATTTGAGATTTTGCTGGTACAATTATAGTGTGAATAATAGTCAAGGTTTCAAGACATTACAGTTGTTATATGTGTAAAATCACCTTGGAAATCCTGTCTATTAATTTTATTGGTTTGTTTGAAAATTTGTAAAAATGCTAGAAAGCAAGAGAACATATTTCCCACAGTGttacaaataaatgaattgCAATGAATTAAATACCATGCTTTAACGCCACCAACATAGTACCACTCAGTTATTATGTATTACGTTTGTTTGGGCGTGTAGTGCTGGGTGGTGATCCCACATTTGCTACATCAAATTTGATGTCTTTGTCCCTTTAGTCGCAACTGTTTTGCAGCCGGTTGTGCAGATGAGTGATCTGTCAGCTTGAATAACTCAGTGGTCATTCTTGGAGTAACCGAAATCCTCCCACGCTGCAGACTTCACTTGTTTGTTCAGTGGATACAAAATTCAGCTGCTTGCTCCCTCTGCTATGGTTGAGCTAATGTAGCGTAGCCTTCATGTTTCTTGATAAGCAAGACACATTCAGCTGGTGTCCCATAGGTGTCACTTCCAACCTCTTCTTAAGAGTGACAACAGACACTGAGTACAGCAGGGCCTTTaagattatatatattatatatatttaaaccgTTGTTAATTGTGAAACTGGTTAATCCTTAATGTTAAATTTGcataattataaaaacatttgatatttttacaCCTTCTACATTGTCTAACATCAATCCTTCTTATGTGTTCTTAACATTTAGAAGGActtgatgtaaatgtgtgtctgtgtgttcccAGGTGGTGAAAGTGTACAAAGCAGGGATCCAGCAGACCTTGGACATCCTGTTTCTGAGAGGTGGTGTTGACTTCATAACGAGCTCGGACTCTGTGAGCAGAGACTCTGCAGACCGCACCCTCATCGCCTGGGACTACCAGACCACAGCCAAGGTCTCCAACCAGATCTATCAAGTAAGGAAACACCTGCATAAATGTGCATCTAGTCAGCACATGATGTTGAAACTTCCTGCTAAAAGGCAAAAGGCAGGATTTTAAAAGTTAGTCATATTTACTTTTATAAGgtgcatttttgaaaaaaatgctgAATCGCCAAAGTGGAACAAGCTGGTAATGACGCCTGTGGAAGTGGTGTATTTTGACAGTTACACAGTGTTTGAAAAGGAGAGGGGTGCTGCTGGGAGCCagctattttaaaaatgtgtttttatttacctttgtgttttcttcactgACTCAATTCTCATTCCCAATTAGTTTTTTCTGCTCTCAAAGTGAGCTTTTATTGTAAAGCGTAGGAAGTGTAATAGGCCTTGTAAATTCTTCTCACCGCTCGGGTGAAGGAAGAGATGAACAAAATAACAGGTACAgcaaaaacacttgaaatattCCTGCTTCTTTGTTCACCTTCTGCACATGTGAACACAGGGCTTTTGAAAAGGTCAATCTATGAATGaattttttcctttctctcactTGGCCACCAGGAGCGGTACACATGCCCCAGTCTTGCTCTCCACCCACAGGATGAATCCTTTGTTGCGCAGACCAACGGGAACTACATGGCAGTGTTCTCCTCACAGCAGCCCTATAGAATGAACAAGAGGCGGCGGTACGAAGGACACAAGGTCAGAAACGACTGTGGCCTCAGGGGTGGGTGAGGGTTGGGGTCAGGGGCTGCACAGGCCTCATCAATACagaatgcacacaaacaacttcagctgcatctcacacacacatctgtgcaaaGGCAGTGGAATGAAGCTATACACAGAGGAAACAATCTCTGTGTACTGCACAACAAATAGTGGATGTGCATAGTAGATTCATAGCCTGCAGTGTTTCCTCTTCAGGCAGCATCCTCCCcctaaacaaacacactaaGTACAATACAATATTTCCACTGATGGAGGCAAAGAGTCAACAATATGGCTGTCAAATATTGCAGGACTCTTGTTGAGCGACTACCACACCATCTGGTTTGTTGACACTTAAAAAATCCCAGAATGGACAGAAAACAAACTGCTTTCTTGCAGGCCCTGTTTGTATCCTTTGCCAGTAGCCCTGAGGTGCTAAATTCACTGACATTTCCAATCAACTAGTCAACAATACAGAACAGAACGTTCCAGCAGACACAAGGACATTTCCTTTCTGAacctttttcatgtttattttactaCTTGGAAGCAAAAACAGTTTGAATAGAGCTCACATGTCGGCAAACAGCCATTGTATCAGAGGGACCGTCAGTGTGATTGGGGGTTGGATCAAAAGAACAGGACAGATTTTTGGAAGTATTACCATTTATATTATTCCCAAATACAAATATAGAACATTAAATCATTCTTATTTCTTACACCTTTTCTGCAAGGGATCTGTTGTACAAAAGTTTCAAGTGTAAGAAATTGTGTTCTTCAGAAGTAGTGTAAAGAAGTCCTGAGTGACTTGAACAATGTTTCCtaatgtttttcaaatgaagGGATGTATTAAGTAAgcgataatgtatggttagcagttagttatgggaaatagaatcctgacagggtgagacaagacactCGAAGTGGGTGGTCTTGTCAACTGGCTTACCAACACATCATCAATAATATCTAGTGATGTTTAGAGGTATGTTTAATCTGCCTCACCAGCCCTGAGATAGTAGCCCTTCTCACAAAATTGAGCGTTTATTGAGGTATCGGACGACCACCAGTCgtggccatagactgtataaataatggacgtagtatccgggacgtcacccatctgtttctgaagcgctgttttgaagccaatcgtcggtgggaacCATactggatatgctgaagtcaacctaactgctgtcgcggtaaagaggtgggctttgagcctcctaccaacagctacagtgttaccgcctgtcaatcaagtcagctgtgcctctcataatggaaaactcataatctttctctgtgtgttgaacTCAGACACTGCATTAAAGTAATACCAGACAGATTTGTATGTATTGGTATCATGGAAAAGGAGAAACTAGTGACTATATCAAAGGATTCAGGTCATATGACTGATCCTAATCCAGAGTGGCACTCAACATCATTTTTTACATTGGACTGCTTTTTGTAGTCTCAAGTATGAAGAAATATGCCATGCCATCATCCACTGAAATCTCCACTTATATTAATGTAACATCCTGATCCACAGTCATGTTCTCACCCACAGTTTGACTCCTGGAAGGTGCTCGGTAAAACAACAGCCTTGTCACAACCAATCCTCTGACACAGTTGGAGGTTAAGTGATTTTTGCTCAGGGGTATCCAGTTGGTAATAATGAGGCAGAGGCAGCACCACtctttcacttcctcctcaTAGATTTACGCTGCTAGTCTGATTATTGAATCAGCAGATGCACCCTTTTTGAGTCTGTAATCAACTGTATCATAATCCAGCAATTATGCTGACACTCTGTTATGCACATGTTAATGTAGCTCTTCATGAAAGGTTAATGCATCATAACTAATACATATACTCCTGTTGTAGGTGGAAGGATACGCGGTGCAGTGTGAGTTTTCTCTGGATGGAACTCTCCTGGCATCAGGAAGCTCCACCGGCGCAGCTCACTTCTATGACTACCAAAATGCCCGAACTCTTCACACTCTTCGCGCCCACAGCCAGCCCTGTCTATGTGTGTCCCAGCATCCTGTCCTGCCTGCTACTGCAGCCACCTGCGACTGGGCTGGAGAGATTAAGGTCTGGCACTAAAGACTCTGACTGAACAAGTAAATATAGACTCTAAAATCATGATACGAAGCGCGTCAGCCCAAAGACAACACTGTATTTAACTGGAAGCTCGAGTACACATCCAACTTCAAAACGTTATCTGCTATAATCTGTTGGCATAGAGTGGGAACTTGGCAAAAAACACTGGAAGTCAGCTAATCTACTGTCCGCAGACGCTTTGGGAGCGGTTtggtttaaaacattatttcaaaaaCCGCCCACGTTTTCACTACCATGGGTGTGAACTCTCACTGGCACAAGAACAACCATATCTAACTGCACTGTAAAACCTTGCTGTAAGCATGTTAACAATTTTTGGCTCATTTTACATGTGTTTCATATCTGCAAATCAGAGGAAGTTGAACagtttgaaatgaaagaaaaactttACTTTCCAGttcaaaaatgtgaaatgttgtgatttttatgtaaaaattgacaataaagtTGATGCTGTTGGCAGTGCATTGTAGCTTCACACACAGACGTATTCATGCAATGTTATGCTTTTTTGGTCTGTTGTAGAGACCCATCACTATCTGTCATAACTGAAGAAAGAAATCTCTTTGGTCATTTTCTAATCAACAacagtttttcattttgcattCTGCCTACACTTGTTCTCACTGGCTCTGATATGACATTTCCTTTCACACTGACAGCTTAGAACATCACAGAGAAACAACAAGAGAAAGGCAGACATCTGTCAAAACATTGCCAGGTTCTTCCAAAATCCTGCCAGTCAACAACAGAGGTGAAGTGCAAACAGATGCCTGTGATCTTTATTCAGTATTTTAGTTAAACAGTCTTAAAATACACGTTGTGTTTTGGCTCTGAGGGATATTCAGATGACTCATTACCTTTTTTAGCCCCTTTGAGTGATGTTTGTTTAAGTTCATAAATATAGTCTTTGATGACACATGGGGTGCTTTCAGAGCGAGCTGGTAGACAGAATGTTCTAAATAGCAAAGCTACTGTTGTTTGTCATGTACCTTTTAGGAATTGTTGCAGATCGGTAAAATAGATAAATGTCATTAATgttaataacatttttaagaatGCAACAATGTGGCTGCAAAAGATTAAGAAAGCAAAAAAAGTTCAAAACCACCAACAGCTGTAAAGTTGTGGCTTCTTTAGTGTTCAACAGGTAAGTAACCGAACTGCTTACATTAAATCAGCCATCTGAATCTTGTATTTTAACATTATGGGGATGTGCTTTTTCAGTATaagaaaagacaacattttaatgaaacTGCAAAGAGTCAGCCAAAGGAAAAAGACCTCATGACAAActcaaaacaaactcaaaacaaaccaaagaaaagaaagtctaAGAAGACAAACTGGGTGCTCACAAACCTCTAAAGTTCCATCCTCGCACCGTTCACCTTGTTCACTTTCGTCTTAGTCCCTACCACCAGAAATGCAAGGAAATAAATAGAAGGATAGAGGACACAAGGAGATTTCTTTTAAGAGACATGAGACATCCTTTCCTCCGGAGCGTCAAATAAAGCGACATCGGTTCGTTATGAGGGTGTCACGACTGCTGTATGTTTATGGTCTGTCAGGGCACCCTCAGTGACTGCTATAAGGTccgtctttttgcctttattaaactcagctggtGTGAAGTTTGAGAGAAGTCCAAGCCGCTGCACTgcccaatcagtgagtgatattctaATATTCGCTCCTCTGACTAGTCTCTTCTATTCTCTCTCATATTTCCTCTGAGCAGCTTTAAGAGCTTTTGGACGCAACTTATTATAGTGGATCAGTAAGAGGAGACTAGAGTAATGAGCTTTGAGATGTACCCACAATCTGCAACACCCCCTACCTGACCACTACCCACATGCTCCTCAAATGCTAACCTTGGCAACAAAGAGTTGCTCTCCTTCTTTGTAGTAGTCCCTATCTTGATAACCATACTCATAGAAAGTGAAATCAACTCCCAGACTTGCAGATGAGATTAGAAAGCTTCACTGAGGGTGACGATGGTTCTTGATGTCATCAATGTTAAAAAATTCCGATTGAAGTCCATGATGCATTTCCCAACACCCATCTttattaagtaaataaacatacaacaaaaatatataccatgcatcagacagacacacattttgacatttagACAGCTGGCCTGTTGTTCCTGGAACAGAGCTGGAGGTAGGACAGGACAGAACCACTTCAGCCTCTTCATTCAGGGTCTACACATTCAATTAACATCAACTGAAACTCAGTTTTCAAAAGTTATAGAGTTATACCATTTGTGTATGTAGTGTCTTCAtctctttttatacattttgtcCTCAACAAAAATGCCATATATCCCCTTAATCCACGTGCATTAGTGAAGTTTAATTCCCATAGATTTCAACTCCTTAGATACTTGTTATTTTTAGTGAATTACACAGATTGGAgacttttggggggcttttatgGACTGCAGTTTCACCTTTATAAACAAGACCAGATCATAGTTTTGTAATTGCTGAAACAGCCTTGAGCCATTTCACAGATCTGCAGGAATGGGAGAGGTAGAAGCACTGCCTTCCAGAATAATCTATTCAGGACCATTCAAGGGAATAGCAGAGGTCCCATTAGTTTGCTTATCCCTGTCACTGTTCCCTCTTTGATCTGTAGTcccttaaaacaaaataaattatttagaTAGCAGGCCAAAGGATGCTCAGATGTTAGAAAATGCTTGTTAACAAAAGCTGGGGTCTCGTTTTAGTCATCAACAGGACAGCATGTCTTCAAAACTTTCTATgtcagtaaacaaacacaggcttTGTCTATTTTCACAGTGTTTCTCTAATTGATCATGCTGgtataaaaacaacacactgactgtacatgtttgtatttaagCAGTTGTTTCTTGCTATCCCGCAAGTCCACTTTTTCTGTGAACTTTTTGTGCATACATTGCAGAACTGCCAGCTCGCCTGGAGAATATTCCCATTCATCCCTCCAGAAAACTGGAAGATCcagcactttttattttttgatttgtgCAAGTAGCGCCAAAAGAGTTTGTAACAGGGTAGTGATTTGGATGTGCTTGCCAGATTTTCAGAAAGGGATTTGGCTGCAGGGTCTTTGACTAAAACAATATTCAGTTGAGACCTGAAAATATCCCCAGTGTAAGAGCATGACGTAATCCTGTAACagtaagctgtgtgtgtgtgtgtgtgtgtgtgtgtgtgtgtgtgtgtgtgtgtgtgtgtgtgtgtgtgtgtgtgtgtgtgtgtgtgtgtgtcatgtctgACAGGAAGAACATTTCTTGTAACAGTAGTGTATATGTATAGTAACAATAGAGAAgatatacatacagtatgtacacaGTTATTAAGGCAATTTCACAAGTGTCCTGGTAGGAGGGTAAATACTGTGCAGTACAGACTGAGATAAAATCATctcattttgtttaaaaaataagaaatattacACTTTGCAGTTCTTTTTGTACAATTTAACTTTGTAGGCATACGTTCATGTATACATATTAATGTAAAGGCCCAATATTCTAACAAACAAGATCAGGAGTAATCAAGTTCCCAATGAACAAGTTTGAAATGTAACATCAGGAAGGAATTCCAAACACTATGTAAGTTCAGCATCTTGCTATTAACATTACATGTAATTTATGTATAGAGTACACTTCTTCAAGTATCTTTTATTTagccaataaataaaagcactttaagtAAGTGCTGTTTATAGATAGTGTCCCCCTGTGAAATAATTTAGCTGCAAATGTATTTTTACATCTTATTTCTATGCATTAAACAGCATGCATGTTGTTAAGAGAAAAtagaggataaataaataagtcttTTTAACAGTTTGCAGTCAGCAGGGTCCATTATACATAACGATTAAACTCTCTCCCAAACGTGTAATTAAGTCGTCCCAATGCACACGCTTTGTTCCATTATCTTTACGGTATATATGAGTGCAGGACTTAATGGTCTTCTGATGGTTTACTAACTGTACTTGAAaccaaaagaagagcaaaaagcACAGTGAGTTAATGTAGCTGGGGCTGTGTCGTGCTTCTTAAAGACTGGTTTAATCTTGGTGGCTTTAAATAATCATTAtcctcaaaacaaaaacatactgaGTAGCTGCTCAGGTACAGCTACATCTTTGCATGACATACATTATATAAaaagtgatgcagactgcatgAAACGTGCCTTGGCAAAGAgatacataaaacaacaagtttgTAATACCCCATCACACCATGTATGTATTCGCTGCAGGAAACGTTTGAgacatacagtacagtacagtacagtacagtacagtacagtacagtacagtacagtacagtacagtaagttaggaatcatcatcatcatcatgcatAAATTAAAAAGCTTGCTTTTGCCATTTAGTTCAGCAGTGTACCATATAGCTGCGCCTTGGTCAAACTGTCCTTCCTCGTCAGTCCCGTGCTGCCAAATTTTTGGTATCTTGGAGAGGTCTTCTTTGGGAGCGCGGGGCCGACACTGACAGCAGAGCTGGAGCTTGGGCGAGGCCGGACGCTCGGCCTGGGGCTGGGGTAGTGTTGAAGACTTGAGGCCTCAAGGGAGCTTTGGCGTAGGGACTCGGGTGAACTCTCTGCACTCAGATTCACGTAGTCCTTCTTGGCACTGCTTGCCGCCGTTGCTCCCACACTGCTGTCCTTCTCTTTTGAGCTCCCTGAGAGGAACAGACTGCACTCCGAGTCTTGACTGTCATCCTTAGCTCTGTACAGCATGGATGTTTTCTCCTGCTTGCGATGCTCCATCGGTTTTGAACTGCGGCTGGGTGAAGGGGAACCCAAATCAAAACACTGGTCCAACACACGACTTTGGAAGACGTTGTCTCCTTCCTGGAAGCTGCTGTAGAGGTTTCCTTTGACCTTACTTGACGGGCCCATTGCAAAGTGGCGCTCAGAGAAACTGTAAGGAGAGGCCCGACCTGTCATGTTACGGTAAGAGAATGTGTTGATGTCTTCCACGCTGAGCTGTCTCCAGCGGCTGCTTAAGTCATCCTCAGGGACCTGGACGTCACCTTGACTGTCCAGAGTTCCTCCTCGAGCCTGGCCAAGTCCAGTTGTGGACCCCATGCTGTGAGAGGAAGCCAGGCGTGGCGTGCTGGAATGGTACGGTTCACTGAAGCATGAAGCCGTCCTTGTGTATGCTGGTGAGGTGCCTTTCTGTGGGCTCCTGGAGGTCACCATGTGCTGGATGCTGAGGGACTTGGGAAAGCTTGGGCTGTCTTTTTCATAAGAGGATGTGCTTTTGTGGCCATAGTCCCCACTGCTGCCGTCTCGCCACTCCATATAGAGACCCTGGTGGGAAGAGGACAAGGTGCTGCTGGCAGTGGGCCCACAACCGCCACTAATTCCTCCCTTGTCATCTGATGCAAGGCTAAAGCTAGAGTAGGTACTGGAGGCAGGGAGGCTACCAGTGCCAAAGTCATCATGATGGTGGAAGGAGGATGGAGGCTCATGGTGGGAGAAGCTTCCAGAGTGGTAGGCCTCTTCTTCTGGGTTGCTGTCTGTGGAATTCTGGGCGTGAAGCTGGAGCAGGCTTGTGCCATGGAGGTCAACGCTCTGCCTTCGCTCTGTGTCTTGCCATCTTTCAGGGCAGTAGAGGGCTGTAtcgctgcagtacaggtcagaCGTCTTATACGCAATGCGGCGGTTCAAGTGATCAGTGCTGCCTGTACCTGTGAGAAATTCTCCATCCTGGGGTTGTGGGCTTGGAGAGCGTGTTACGGGGCAACTGTTTCCTGGTTCAGGCTTTTCCAGGACCTTGGCAATTATGGCTGTTGGCACGGCATCAGAGTAATTGGAGTGGGAAACCGCCATGGTACCCCGATTATGTTTCTCCATGTGGGTGCTGATACGTTCCTGAAAGTCCAGCGGAAGCTAAGACaaggaagagaaacagaaaaagaaaaatcagctCCATTAAAGTTGGAAATACAGACAAAATACTCCTCTGTTTCGACTGTAATTGTGACTGTCCACATACGACAAATGAAGTTTTAAAAATCATTCCTTGACTGTATGTTGGAAGAACTTCTCAATTATTATTCAAGCTTTCTGAGTCTGCATTGAAGATATTTTTAAACGCCAGTCCTTCAGGACTTAATCTATAGCTGAGGTTTGGAAAGTAATTCATTCTTACAAAGTTCACACAGTCCAGACCAGTCGGTGTATCTCAGGGGAACTGCACTGCTTGGCCTGCTTAATGAACTTGTCAAAGAACTGTTAAAActccctttatttatttatttatttatttatttatttatttatttatttatttatttatcagctCCCTTCTTCTCCCAGCACAATCCCTTCTaagtttcctctttttttcttttatttacttaatcaagagtttaaaaaagattgaaaaaccTTTTAAAAAGATGCTTGACATGTCTCCATATTCCTGTCCTCTCTACAgagttctctgtctctcttcctccgtcatacacacatgcaaacagactTCTGATCTGTTCGATTGGCTCATGTTTAAGGAAATCTGTTCCTGTCAATTACAGACCGGTTCTTTGTGCCAATTAAAGCTGGTCAGGGTCAGTAGGAACTGTTCCTGCCACACtgatttctctcttttctcctcccttTCTTAATCCTtttatcttcctcctcttgctcCACTGCCTTCTCAACCAAAGAGTTTTcattccctctccctctgtctcctttttTCACTGTCTCTTTATTCTGTCTACCATCAAACACATATCAGCTCCACGGGGAACGGCTTAGATTCAAATTAAACCAGTGCTCCAGGTCTCCAGCTgggaatagaaaaaaaaagataaaatactgACTTGGCTTTGTTAAGAAATAGAAGCTCGCCTCGGCATAAAATAACCTGCATCTTTTAAGTCGGGGCTATTTTTAGCAGCAGCTGCCTCTCCCGGAGGGAATAGAGATGGAAAGTAGGTGAGGCTGTAAGAGAGGGGATAATATACAGTGTGTGCTTCAAGTAAGCTAGCTCAGCACTGGCTGCTATCTGAGGCAGATCTTAATTAAGAGTCACACAGTTTAGCGGTTTGAGTCCACGTGACGGCATGCGTGTCCACAGGTCCTGCTCCATTTAATGAATAAGTTGTCTAATGGGGTATAATTGAACTGGCTCTTGTTATTTAATCGTTCTAGCAATTTTAAACAACTATTTAAAACCTATTTCCTCAAAAGAGTCCTCATATGAAAGAGATTTTACAACCTTTTTAATTGGAAATTACATAATGTAACATcataaagaagacaaaaaacacCCCTGCTCTTAGAAATGAATAGATTCATTTAttagcaataaaaaaaactgttctcTGAAATGACTGTACTGGGTTTCTACCTTCATAAATACTGCTACCTGTGCCTGTTAACTTTCCCATGTGCAGTTTAGTAGTGGTGCATAAATTGGGTGTTATGTTTAAAATATAAAGGTAGCTACATATCTTTAACCAGTAAAAGGTCAATAGAAGAAAACTGCAGAATTGTCCACGTattatgtctgtgaaggttctcagtcatccaggtctttgTAACaagtaaagcctggtttatacttctgcatcgatcCTACACAGCGGTGGTTGACGCAGACGTGTGCACTGCACACTTCTGcttcgatgtgtccgtgttgcgtagcaatactccgccgaaacgtttgagggcagtgtggtctctctgatagtctggTCGCCTGTTTCCAGACCTGCtgtactttttcacagcgattccaagtgtgttatgttaatttacagctgatacacgttgctgtttatcatacggCAATGTGCGGGGATCCTGCAAGTGTTGTAATTGCgtgaaatacaatgctgcctaacggaccaatcacagggcttgcggacAACGTAGATTTGACAcgtatttacattttggaggaattGCATGTCGGCTACGTGCGTAGGAATCTgtgtaggtatgggagctacacAGACCTATAGCGTAGACTACGCCATGGATTCAACgctgaagtataaaccaggcctGAAGCCACACTCACACCAGAGTTCATGCAACCGTAATGACCCACAGACGACCCGTGACCTGAACAACTGTCAGAAACTAGGCTAACAACTTCCAGGCTAGTCCTAAACGGCTGTTAGGTGATaagctaacgactgtcaggaactaggatAACGACCCTATTTACGACCCTTTGTGACTTCCTgaacacacccacgactgtcagaggcttatattttctagctcttcctcagtctggtcagaactgaggAAGAGAGttgaaatgtcttcaagaatttctaccaagtccagttgccttttcggaTCAAGTTTTTAATTGCTGACTGGAGGTTGATATTGGTTTAAAGTGCATTATGATGTGAACATATAACAACAGATAGTGCTGTTTAACGGACAGCAGCGAGTCAGTTCTCTGCTCTCATGACATTTCCTCATTCTGCATACATTATTCTATG encodes the following:
- the LOC117806126 gene encoding brain-enriched guanylate kinase-associated protein — translated: MGFHNTAEEPDGEVQHNTSSFHDHKDDLRKRLSYTTHKLEMVETEFDSTRQYLETELRRAQEELEKFTEKLRRIQSSYAALQRINQDLEDKMHRTSHHHEEEKRALSREIIVLNNHLMEAKITINKLREDNDLYRKDCNLAAQLLQCSKSHYRAHKMSELPLDFQERISTHMEKHNRGTMAVSHSNYSDAVPTAIIAKVLEKPEPGNSCPVTRSPSPQPQDGEFLTGTGSTDHLNRRIAYKTSDLYCSDTALYCPERWQDTERRQSVDLHGTSLLQLHAQNSTDSNPEEEAYHSGSFSHHEPPSSFHHHDDFGTGSLPASSTYSSFSLASDDKGGISGGCGPTASSTLSSSHQGLYMEWRDGSSGDYGHKSTSSYEKDSPSFPKSLSIQHMVTSRSPQKGTSPAYTRTASCFSEPYHSSTPRLASSHSMGSTTGLGQARGGTLDSQGDVQVPEDDLSSRWRQLSVEDINTFSYRNMTGRASPYSFSERHFAMGPSSKVKGNLYSSFQEGDNVFQSRVLDQCFDLGSPSPSRSSKPMEHRKQEKTSMLYRAKDDSQDSECSLFLSGSSKEKDSSVGATAASSAKKDYVNLSAESSPESLRQSSLEASSLQHYPSPRPSVRPRPSSSSAVSVGPALPKKTSPRYQKFGSTGLTRKDSLTKAQLYGTLLN